Proteins co-encoded in one Melopsittacus undulatus isolate bMelUnd1 chromosome 18, bMelUnd1.mat.Z, whole genome shotgun sequence genomic window:
- the ADD2 gene encoding LOW QUALITY PROTEIN: beta-adducin (The sequence of the model RefSeq protein was modified relative to this genomic sequence to represent the inferred CDS: inserted 1 base in 1 codon), translated as MSSVASPEPLPEPPGPGPRYLGSLAEEEPEYLRARSTAPDLRQDFNMMEQKKRVTMILQSPSFREELESLIQEQMKKGNNSSHIWALRQIADFMATTSPAVLPTSPMGLASVTPINDLHGPEAPALAKGERLMRCKVGSIHRLLDLYGWAQLGHAAVTLRVSKEQEHFLVAPQGLACSEVTAASLIKVNVLGAVVEQGSTSFTPDTRSFSLHAAIYAARPDTRCIIHLHTPATAAVSAMRCGVLPISRAALLLGDVAYFDFRGEVEEESDRVELQKCLGPTCKILVLRNHGVLALGDTAEEAFYSIFHLQAACEIQVSALASAGGTENLIVLERSKHRAHDVGSVRWAGSTFGPMQKSRLGEHEFEALMRMLDNLGYRTGYTYRYPLVQEKSKPKSDVLIPATVTAFVFEEEAVPVPALRQHAQKQQKEKTRWLNTPNTYMRVNVAEEQQGSAGSQKTKTTWLKADEVEKGSSGTPIRIENPNQFVPLYTDPQEVLEMRNKIREQNRQDVKSAGPQSQLLASVIAETSRSPSTESHLGDAEAKEASRDEAPPEPEPPNPFSQLTDQELEEYKQEVERKKLQAQCLCXAGEKAAAAEESQAPPASPPQIPAPMPAEPSEGDKKEDGDRAPAVEKEPPAVVNGKEEEQSTEESKAGERTTSPANTDTDAPKEKETVTSSPVSPDGSPSKSPSKKKKKFRTPSFLKKGKKKEKIES; from the exons ATGAGCTCCGTGGCCAGCCCCGAGCCCCTGCCCGAGCCCCCCGGCCCCGGGCCCCGCTACCTGGGGAGCTTGGCTGAGGAGGAGCCCGAGTACCTGCGGGCACGGAGCACAGCCCCGGACCTGCGGCAGGACTTCAACATGATGGAGCAGAAGAAGAGGGTCACCATGATCCTGCAGAGCCCG TCTTTCAGGGAGGAGCTGGAGAGCCTCATCCAGGAGCAGATGAAGAAGGGGAACAACTCATCCCACATCTGGGCCCTGCGGCAGATCGCTGACTTCATGGCCACCACGTCCCCTGCCGTCCTCCCCACCTCCCCTATGG GGCTGGCTTCTGTCACCCCCATCAATGACCTGCATGGCCCCGAGGCCCCAGCACTGGCCAAGGGCGAGCGGCTGATGCGCTGCAAGGTGGGCAGCATCCATCGGCTGCTGGACCTCTATGGCTGGGCCCAGCTGGGACACGCAGCTGTCACC ttacGTGTCAGCAAGGAACAGGAGCATTTCTTGGTGGCCCCACAGGGGTTGGCATGCAGCGAGGTGACAGCGGCCAGCTTG ATCAAGGTGAACGTGCTGGGGGCCGTGGTGGAGCAGGGCAGCACCAGCTTCACCCCAGACACACGCAGCTTCAGCCTCCATGCTGCCATCTACGCCGCGCGCCCCGATACCCGGTGCATCATCCACCTGCACACCCCGGCCACGGCTGCA GTATCGGCCATGCGCTGTGGGGTGCTGCCCATCTCCAGGGCTGCGCTGCTGCTGGGGGATGTCGCCTACTTTGACTTCCGaggggaggtggaggaggaatCGGATCGGGTCGAGCTCCAGAAATGCCTTGGTCCTACCTGCAAg ATCCTGGTGCTGCGCAACCATGGGGTGCTGGCGCTGGGGGATACGGCTGAGGAGGCCTTCTACAGCATCTTCCATCTGCAGGCGGCCTGCGAGATCCAG GTGTCGGCGCTGGCAAGCGCAGGGGGCACAGAGAACCTGATCGTGCTGGAGCGCAGCAAGCACCGTGCACACGATGTGGGCTCCGTGCGCTGGGCAGGCAGCACCTTCGGGCCCATGCAGAAGAGCCGCTTGGGCGAGCACGAGTTCGAAGCCCTCATGAGGATGCTGGATAACCTG GGTTACCGCACCGGGTACACCTACCGCTACCCACTGGTGCAGGAGAAGAGCAAACCCAAGAGCGATGTGCTCATCCCAGCCACTGTGACTGCCTTCGTGTTCGAGGAGGAGGCTGTGCCCGTGCCTGCGCTGCGGCAGcatgcacagaagcagcagaaggagaAGACGCGATGGCTCAATACCCCCAACACATACATGAGGGTCAATGTGGCCGAGGAgcagcagggcagtgctggcagcCAGAAGACAAAGACCACG TGGCTGAAAGCAGACGAGGTGGAAAAGGGCAGCAGTGGGACCCCCATCCGAATCGAGAACCCCAACCAGTTCGTGCCCCTCTACACGGACCCACAGGAGGTGCTGGAGATGAGGAACAAG ATCCGGGAGCAAAACCGCCAGGATGTGAAGTCAGCCGGACCCCAATCCCAGCTTCTGGCCAGTGTGATCGCCGAGACCAGCCGCAGCCCT TCCACAGAGAGCCATTTGGGAGATGCGGAAGCCAAAGAAGCATCCCGGGATGAGGCCCCCCCGGAGCCGGAGCCCCCGAACCCCTTCAGCCAACTGACAgaccaggagctggaggagtaCAAGCAGGAGGTGGAGAGGAAAAAGCTGCAGG ctcaATGTCTCT GGGCAGGGGAGAAGGCTGCTGCGGCCGAGGAGAGCCAGgctcctcctgcatccccaccGCAGATCCCGGCCCCGATGCCTGCGGAGCCCTCGGAGG GTGACAAGAAGGAGGATGGGGACCGAGCTCCGGCTGTGGAGAAGGAGCCGCCAGCGGTGGTgaatgggaaggaggaggagcaaAGCACCGAGGAAAGCAAAGCCGGGGAGAGGACAACGTCCCCGGCCAACACCGACACGGATGCCCCGAAGGAGAAGGAGACGGTGACCAGCAGCCCCGTGTCCCCCGATGGGTCCCCTTCCAAATCACCCtcgaagaagaagaagaaattccGGACCCCGTCGTTcctgaaaaaaggcaaaaagaaggaaaagattgaATCCTGA
- the SNRNP27 gene encoding U4/U6.U5 small nuclear ribonucleoprotein 27 kDa protein: MGRSRSRSPPRRERRRSRSSSRDRERRRRERSRSRDRDRRRSRSRSPHRRRSRSPRRHRSSSSSPPRLKERRDEEKKEVKDSKGKERQITEEDLQGKTEEEIEMMKMMGFASFDTTKGKKVDGAANAYAINVSQKRKYRQYMNRKGGFNRPLDFIA, from the exons ATGGGCCGCAGCCGCTCCCGCTCGCCGCCGCGGCGCG AGCGCAGACGTTCCCGATCCAGCTCCCGGGACAGGGAGCGGCGGCGCAGGGAGCGATCCCGATCCCGGGATAGGGACAGGAGGAGGAGCCGCTCACGCTCCCCACACCGGCGACGCTCCAG GTCACCACGACGGCACCGGTCCAGCTCATCCTCCCCTCCGCGGCTCAAGGAGAGGCGGGATGAGGAGAAGAAGGAGGTAAAAGACtccaaaggcaaggaaaggCAGATCACAG AGGAGGATCTGCAGGGCAAGACAGAAGAGGAGATCGAGATGATGAAAATGATGGGGTTTGCCTCCTTTGACACGACAAAA GGGAAGAAGGTGGACGGCGCTGCGAACGCATACGCCATCAACGTGTCACAGAAGAGGAAATACAG GCAGTACATGAACAGGAAAGGAGGATTCAACAGACCCCTGGATTTCATTGCTTGA
- the FIGLA gene encoding factor in the germline alpha: MQPAPGVLLPTPAQEVLEQVLRQLHGPLPCLAPIARMQKGPAGGYEPAGNGGDVLERRRLANAKERNRIKNINSGFSKLKALVPLVPRNRKPSKVDTLKAATQYIRLLRLVLEETGGLKQDADANQELGDTAGTGPGTAHPCPWGAPLLPPNPGLLQESGELRPVEDLL, from the exons atgcagccAGCCCCgggggtgctgctgcccaccCCGGcccaggaggtgctggagcaggtgcTGAGGCAGCTCCATGGCCCCTTGCCCTGCCTTGCCCCCATTGCCCGCATGCAGAAGGGGCCGGCTGGGGGGTACGAGCCAGCTGGGAATGGTGGGGATGTGCTGGAGCGGAGGCGCTTGGCCAATGCCAAGGAAAGGAACAGG ATCAAGAACATCAACAGTGGCTTCTCCAAGCTCAAGGCCTTGGTACCCCTGGTCCCCCGCAACCGCAAGCCCAGCAAAGTGGATACCCTGAAGGCAGCCACCCAGTACATCCGGCTGCTGAGGCTGGTGCTGGAGGAAACGGGGGGGCTCAAG CAGGATGCTGATGCCAACCAGGAGCTGGGTGACACTGCTGGGACCGGGCCTGGCACTGCCCACCCATGTCCATGGGGTGCCCCTCTGCTGCCCCCCAAccctgggctgctgcaggagagtgGGGAGCTG AGGCCAGTGGAGGACCTGCTGTGA